A single genomic interval of Syngnathoides biaculeatus isolate LvHL_M chromosome 1, ASM1980259v1, whole genome shotgun sequence harbors:
- the LOC133502723 gene encoding elongation factor 1-alpha-like, whose product MAKEKTHINIVVIGHVDSGKSTTTGHLIYKCGGIDKRAIEKFEKEAAEMGKGSFKYAWVLDKLKAERERGITIDIALWKFETGKFCVTIIDAPGHRDFIKNMITGTSQADCAVLIVTAGVGEFEAGISKNGQTREHALLAYTLGVQQLIVAVNKMDSTEPPYSQARFEEITKEVSAYIKKIGYNPKSVAFVPISGWHGDNMLEQSCKMPWYKGWAIERKAGKASGCTLYEALDSITPPERPTSKPLRLPLQDVYKIGGIGTVPVGRVETGVLKPGMVVTFAPANLTTEVKSVEMHHESLPEALPGDNVGFNVKNVSVKEIRRGYVAGDSKNDPPKGADSFNAQVIILNHPGQISEGYAPVLDCHTAHIACKFKELLEKIDRRSGKKLEDYPKFVKSGDAAIVKMIPQKPMVVEPFSVYAPLGRFAVRDMRQTVAVGVIKEVEKSEASGGKVTKSAVKAGKK is encoded by the exons ATGGCCAAGGAGAAAACGCACATCAACATCGTGGTCATCGGACATGTGGACTCCGGCAAGTCCACCACCACCGGCCACTTGATCTACAAGTGCGGCGGCATCGACAAGCGAGCGATCGAGAAGTTCGAGAAGGAGGCGGCGGAG ATGGGCAAAGGCTCCTTCAAGTACGCGTGGGTCCTGGACAAGCTGAAGGCCGAGCGGGAGCGCGGCATCACCATCGACATCGCGCTGTGGAAGTTCGAGACCGGCAAGTTCTGCGTGACCATCATCGACGCCCCCGGCCACAGAGACTTCATCAAGAACATGATCACGGGCACATCGCAG GCCGACTGCGCCGTGCTGATCGTCACCGCCGGCGTGGGCGAGTTCGAGGCCGGCATCTCCAAGAACGGGCAGACCCGCGAGCACGCCCTGCTGGCCTACACGCTCGGCGTGCAGCAGCTCATCGTCGCCGTCAACAAGATGGACTCCACCGAGCCCCCTTACAGCCAGGCCCGCTTCGAGGAAATCACCAAGGAGGTCAGCGCCTACATCAAGAAGATCGGCTACAACCCCAAATCGGTGGCCTTCGTGCCCATCTCTGGATGGCACGGAGACAACATGCTGGAGCAAAGCTGTAAG ATGCCCTGGTACAAGGGCTGGGCTATCGAGCGCAAGGCGGGCAAAGCTTCCGGGTGCACCCTCTACGAAGCCCTGGATTCCATCACGCCCCCTGAACGGCCCACTTCAAAGCCCCTACGCCTGCCCCTGCAGGACGTCTACAAAATTGGAG GTATCGGAACGGTGCCGGTGGGCCGCGTGGAGACCGGCGTCCTGAAGCCCGGCATGGTCGTCACCTTCGCCCCCGCCAACCTGACCACCGAGGTCAAGTCCGTGGAGATGCACCACGAGTCGCTCCCCGAGGCCCTCCCCGGCGACAACGTGGGCTTCAACGTCAAGAACGTGTCCGTCAAGGAGATCCGTCGCGGCTACGTGGCCGGCGACAGCAAGAACGACCCCCCCAAGGGCGCCGACAGCTTCAATGCTCAG GTCATCATCCTGAACCACCCGGGCCAGATCAGCGAGGGCTACGCTCCCGTTCTGGACTGCCACACGGCCCACATCGCCTGCAAGTTCAAGGAGCTCCTTGAGAAGATCGACCGGCGTTCCGGAAAGAAGCTGGAGGACTACCCCAAGTTCGTCAAGTCCGGAGACGCCGCCATCGTCAAGATGATCCCCCAGAAGCCCATGGTGGTGGAGCCCTTCTCTGTGTACGCCCCGCTGG GCCGCTTCGCCGTGCGCGACATGAGGCAGACGGTGGCCGTCGGAGTCATCAAGGAGGTGGAGAAGTCCGAGGCCTCCGGCGGGAAGGTCACCAAATCCGCTGTAAAGGCCGGGAAGAAATGA
- the rpl11 gene encoding 60S ribosomal protein L11, producing the protein MQQNLGLKRPCCVGPLSGSHTDIKPPHRKCNALFQRSNMADQAEKKENPMRELRIRKLCLNICVGESGDRLTRAAKVLEQLTGQTPVFSKARYTVRSFGIRRNEKIAVHCTVRGAKAEEILEKGLKVREYELRKNNFSDTGNFGFGIQEHIDLGIKYDPSIGIYGLDFYVVLGRPGFSIADKKRKRGRIGFRHRIRKEESMRWFQQKYDGIILPGK; encoded by the exons atgcaGCAGAACCTCGGTTTGAAGCGACCGTGTTGTGTCGGACCGCTGTCAGGGTCGCACACGGATATAAAACCTCCTCACCGGAAGTGCAACGCTCTCTTCCAGCGATCCAACATGGCG GACCAGGCCGAGAAGAAGGAGAACCCCATGAGGGAGCTGCGCATCCGCAAGCTGTGCTTGAACATTTGCGTGGGCGAGAGCGGCGACAGGCTGACCCGAGCCGCCAAAGTTCTGGAGCAGCTCACGGGACAGACGCCCGTTTTCTCGAAGG CTCGGTACACCGTGCGATCGTTCGGCATCCGCAGAAACGAGAAGATCGCCGTCCACTGCACCGTCCGCGGCGCCAAAGCTGAGGAGATCCTGGAAAAGGGACTCAag GTGCGCGAGTACGAGCTGAGAAAGAACAACTTCTCCGATACGGGAAACTTCGGTTTCGGCATCCAGGAGCACATCGACCTGGGGATCAAGTACGACCCCAGCATCGGCATCTACGGGCTCGACTTCTACGTG GTCTTGGGCCGACCCGGCTTCAGCATCGCCGACAAGAAGCGTAAACGCGGCCGCATCGGGTTCCGCCACCGCATCCGCAAAGAGGAGTCCATGCGCTGGTTCCAGCAGAAG TACGATGGCATCATCCTCCCCGGCAAGTAA
- the LOC133502720 gene encoding elongation factor 1-alpha: MAKEKTHINIVVIGHVDSGKSTSTGHLIYKCGGIDKRTIEKFEKEAAEMGKGSFKYAWVLDKLKAERERGITIDIALWKFETSKYYVTIIDAPGHRDFIKNMITGTSQADCAVLIVAAGVGEFEAGISKNGQTREHALLAFTLGVKQLIVGVNKMDSTEPPYSQKRFEEITKEVSTYIKKIGYNPATVAFVPISGWHGDNMLETSDKMSWFKGWKVERKEGNANGTTLLEALDAILPPSRPTDKPLRLPLQDVYKIGGIGTVPVGRVETGVLKPGMVVTFAPVNLTTEVKSVEMHHESLPEAVPGDNVGFNVKNVSVKEIRRGYVAGDSKNDPPKGADNFNAQVIILNHPGQINEGYAPVLDCHTAHIACKFKELLEKIDRRSGKKLEDNPKFVKSGDAAIVKMIPQKPMVVEPFSNYPPLGRFAVRDMRQTVAVGVIKAVETKEVSGKTTKAAEKAQKKK, encoded by the exons ATGGCCAAGGAAAAGACGCACATTAATATCGTGGTCATCGGCCATGTCGACTCCGGCAAGTCAACTTCCACCGGCCACTTGATCTACAAGTGCGGCGGCATCGACAAGAGAACCATCGAGAAGTTCGAGAAGGAGGCGGCGGAG ATGGGCAAAGGCTCCTTCAAGTACGCGTGGGTGCTGGACAAGCTGAAGGCCGAGCGGGAGCGCGGCATCACCATCGATATCGCCCTCTGGAAGTTTGAGACCTCAAAGTACTACGTGACCATCATCGATGCCCCCGGGCACAGGGACTTCATCAAGAACATGATCACGGGCACGTCGCAG gcCGACTGCGCCGTGCTGATCGTCGCCGCCGGCGTGGGCGAATTTGAAGCCGGCATCTCCAAAAACGGGCAGACCCGCGAGCACGCCCTGCTGGCCTTCACCCTGGGCGTGAAGCAGCTCATCGTCGGCGTCAACAAGATGGACTCGACCGAGCCCCCTTACAGCCAGAAGCGTTTTGAGGAAATCACCAAGGAAGTCAGCACCTACATCAAGAAGATCGGGTACAACCCCGCCACAGTGGCCTTTGTGCCCATCTCCGGGTGGCACGGCGACAACATGCTGGAGACCAGCGACAAG atGAGCTGGTTCAAAGGCTGGAAGGTCGAGCGCAAGGAAGGCAACGCCAACGGTACCACCCTGCTGGAGGCTCTGGATGCCATCCTGCCCCCCTCCCGTCCCACCGACAAGCCCCTCCGTCTGCCCCTGCAGGATGTCTACAAAATCGGAG GTATCGGAACGGTGCCGGTGGGCCGCGTGGAGACCGGCGTCCTGAAGCCCGGCATGGTCGTCACCTTCGCCCCCGTCAACCTGACCACCGAGGTCAAGTCCGTGGAGATGCACCACGAGTCTCTCCCCGAGGCCGTCCCCGGCGACAACGTGGGCTTCAACGTCAAGAACGTGTCCGTCAAGGAGATCCGTCGCGGCTACGTGGCCGGCGACAGCAAGAACGACCCCCCCAAGGGCGCCGACAACTTCAATGCTCAG GTCATCATCCTGAACCACCCGGGCCAGATCAACGAGGGCTACGCTCCCGTTCTGGACTGCCACACGGCCCACATCGCCTGCAAGTTCAAGGAGCTCCTTGAGAAGATCGACCGGCGTTCCGGAAAGAAGCTGGAGGACAACCCCAAGTTCGTCAAGTCCGGAGACGCCGCCATCGTCAAGATGATCCCCCAGAAGCCCATGGTGGTGGAGCCCTTCTCCAATTACCCTCCCCTCG GTCGCTTCGCTGTGCGCGACATGAGGCAGACCGTGGCGGTCGGCGTCATCAAGGCCGTGGAGACCAAGGAAGTGAGCGGCAAGACGACCAAGGCCGCCGAGAAGGCCCAGAAGAAGAAATGA